Below is a genomic region from Isosphaeraceae bacterium EP7.
CGGCGGGTCGGGCCTGTTCAACCGGATGGGATCGATGCACCAGACGTCGCACGATGAGTGGCACTTCACGGCGGGCGCGGCGGTCAGGGATGTCGTGATCGGCATGTCTGATGGGTTGACGGTCCCGTTCGCGCTGGCGGCGGGGCTGTCGGGGAGCGTGGCGTCGACGCGGATCATCGTGACGGCGGGGCTGGCCGAGATCGTCGCGGGGTCGATCGCGATGGGGCTGGGGGGTTATCTGGCGGCACGCAGCGAAGCGGAGCATTATGCAAGCGAGCGGGTACGCGAGGCCAGGGAGGTGGCCGAGGTGCCCGAGGTGGAGATGGCGGAGGTGGCCGCCGTGTTCCGCGGTTATGGGCTGACCGCCGAGGAGGCTGAGCCGATCGTGCTCGCCCTGAGCAAACGGCCCGAGGCCTGGGTCGACTTCATGATGAAGTTCGAGCTGGGGCTGGAGCCGCCCGACCCGAAGCGGGCCGTGACCAGCGCCCTGACGATCGCAGTCGCCTACATCGCCGGCGGCCTGATCCCGCTGGCCCCTTACATGGCAACGGGGTCGCCCGACTCGGCCCTGAATGCGTCGGTGGCCATCACGCTCGTCGCGCTGCTGATCTTCGGCTACGTCAAGGGGCGGTTCACCGGGGCGAAACCGTTGAGGAGCGCGCTGCAAACGGCGTTCATCGGCGGGATCGCGGCGGCGGCGGCCTTCGGGATCGCGCGGGTTATTTCCTGAAGGTAAGCGAGGGGATTCCGAGGGTGTCGCCAGGTCCGGGGCGCACGTTCCCCGGTGCCCGCCGGTTCAAGGGGCGGGCGTGGCTTGCTCCGAATTGCCAAAGAACGGCGGATGGTCGGGCGGATCAGCGGGCGGCGAGGGTCAGCTCGCGGATGGCGGCGGCCCGGCGGCTGCGGCGGGCGCGGGCCCGGGGGGTGACGGGGCGGTCCTGGTCCTGGCGGCCTTGGCGGGGGGCTCGGGCCGGGACGATGGTCTGGATCTGGCCTGCGAGGCGAGCGGTCAGGCCAAAATAGTCGCGGGCGACGGGTTCGAGGGGGGGCGCTTGCTGCGAGGCGGGCGAGCTGTCGGGCCCCGGTTGGGTTCGTTCTGCCGCGGGGCTCGAACCGCCCGAGTCGGGGCCTTCGGGGGTAGGGTCGCCTTCGAACTCGCGTGCGGGGCCGCGGACGAAGGTGTGGTCCCTGGGGCGTTCCTGGTAGGAGTGGGTCATCTCGTCGAGCGGGGGCAGAGGCTTGTGGCGGCCCTGGTGGAGCAGGGCGATGGCCCAGCGCAGGCGGCGGAAGCTGGCGGTCTCGTAGCGCCGGAGCAGGATCAGGGTGGGGTCGTCGACGGCCGAGAGCCCCAGCGTGGTGGCTTCCTTCTGCTCATCCTCGATGGCGTCGAGGGTCTCGTGCTTGCGTGCCTGCAAGTCGTCGATCTTGTCGGCGACCAGCTCGCGCAGGTGGTCGAGCAGCAGGACGCCGGCGGCTGGGTCGAGCGGGGTGATGAGGTGGTCGTCCCTGAGGTCCAGCGGGATCCCGAGGAGGTCGAGGGCGAGCTTATTCTGGTCGTCGGTCCATCCCCCGGCGTGGTCGAGGGCCAGGCCCAGGGCGTCCCAGCGGGCGAGCAGCCAGTCGCAGCCGGGGGCGGTGGAAGCCAGGCGCGGGGCGATGACGTCGGGCTTCCTGGGCAGGGCGCGGGCGAAATTGGCGGTCTCGGCCCGGCGCTCGTCGGCCCAGCAGTGGCCGGCCCGGCGGGCTTTAAAGTCGCGGGCGAGGTGCTCCTCGTTGCGGCAGCGCTCGATCCGGACGGTTTCGGCGGCGACGGTCTCGACCAGGTTCACCTCGAACGCATTCATCGGCCGCAGCGATGATTGGAACTGCTCGGCGCGGCGGGCGAAGGCCTCGGCGTCCTGCATGGGATGCAGGGTGGTGGCGGCCAGGCCGTGGACCAGGCTATTCCGGCGCGACTTCGCCTTGCCCTCCTCGGTCTTCGGGCCGGTGCTGCGCATGGCGTTACGTCGATTGGCCTCGAGCCGCGCGGTGCTGACGATGAGCTTGGTCATGGGGGCGTCGTCGCTTTCCCAGATCGTGGTGTGCATCAAGTGCGCCTCGCCGGCATCGGCGAGCTAGCCTTGCTCACGCGACGTCGCGCGAGCGGGGCCTCTCATGGAGATAATCCTTTTTGGACGCGAATTAGTTCTGCCTAAATGGGAAATCTCGCCAAGTATTGGGAAATTTCCCCGCGGGGGCGAGCCCAGAATGAGATGGCATCGATGTCTGTGATGTATTTAGACATCTTGTGAGTGCTTGTTTGCTGCTGGCGGTCTAAAATGTGCTATCGATCGGGAGACGACCCGGTGGTACGCTCGCATCGCAAGCGTGGCGGCGGGGAGGCGCCCGCCTTTGGATCGGGGATGGGTCATGTCGGCAGAATTTCAGGTGCCGTTTCGTTATCGGGTCAGCTCGGCGGCCTCCCCCTCCCCCGGCGTGCGGCCCCGGTTCTGGAGGGGCCTGAGGCACGACCCCTGGCAGAGGCTGGGGGTCATGGCCGTCGCCTTGCTGCCGGTGCTGGGCCTGGCGATGATCGGGGCCGGGATGCTGCTCTGGCAATCGGCTCGCGGGATCAAG
It encodes:
- a CDS encoding VIT1/CCC1 transporter family protein, with the translated sequence MHQTSHDEWHFTAGAAVRDVVIGMSDGLTVPFALAAGLSGSVASTRIIVTAGLAEIVAGSIAMGLGGYLAARSEAEHYASERVREAREVAEVPEVEMAEVAAVFRGYGLTAEEAEPIVLALSKRPEAWVDFMMKFELGLEPPDPKRAVTSALTIAVAYIAGGLIPLAPYMATGSPDSALNASVAITLVALLIFGYVKGRFTGAKPLRSALQTAFIGGIAAAAAFGIARVIS